Genomic window (Methanoculleus thermophilus):
TCGCCCATCCACCGCCGGGATCAAGAGCGCCTGACGGCGGCCCGGGTGAAAAAGGGCGGGTATCCGGGCCGCGGTCCTCCTCACTCTGCGATTGGGATCTCTTTCGTCTCCTCCGCGGTCGGCCGGACGTAGGGGACGTCTACAGTCAAAAGACCATTTTTAAATGTTGCTTTCGCCCGATTGGGATCGACGGGGCAGCCGATCGCGTAGGTCCCGACGTAGCGGACGTCGCCGCGGGGTGCGTCGATGGAGAAACTCGTCTCCTGCATCTTGAAGGTGATATCCTTCTTGTCGACGCCGGGGAGTTCGATCTCGATGTGAAGGTTCTCTTCGTTCTCATCCGAGTAGGCACAGACATAGGGTGCGACTCTCAATGCAGCCATCTCAATAACCTCCTAGACGGCAACAGGAGTGCGGGTGTGCTATATAACGTTTACCTCCAGTTCGGCACCACGCAGGTGCGGCTGATTGCGGGCAACCGGGTCATGCAGAGCGAAGGCCCCACTTCCACGGAGGTTTTATCGTGAGGGCGCTAAGGTCTCATGCATGACCGAGCGGTTCATCTTCACCCGGAATCGCACCTTGCGGTGCTCACACTCAGGTTCTACCCAACCTTCGTGCACCGGACCCGCTGCTACCACTGCGGCAAAGAGGCCGACCAGATCGTAAAGGCGGTATCAGCACAGGCGCAGGTGATCTGCTCTGCCTGTGCCGCGACCCGGATCTTCGTCCCGCGGTTTGAGAACAGCAGGGGGCCCGGAGTCTGCACACCGATCGGGTGCTACGACGTATGGACGATCGAGGCCGACGGCCGATGCAAAAAATGTGGGGTCGAGGGGTCGCACGGCCTTGTCATCGGGTGCAACCACTTCACGACCCGGTGCCGCAACTGCGATATGCACTTTTACCGGTTCAATCTCGAGTATACGGCGACCTCTCCCATCGAGGACGTCAACGCTCCTCGCGGACCATCTTGATGGCCCCTTTCGGGCACTCGTTTGAGCAGATGCCGCACCCCTTGCAGTAATCGAGGTCGATCTCGAGTTCTTCGTCGATGACCCCG
Coding sequences:
- a CDS encoding Hsp20/alpha crystallin family protein — encoded protein: MAALRVAPYVCAYSDENEENLHIEIELPGVDKKDITFKMQETSFSIDAPRGDVRYVGTYAIGCPVDPNRAKATFKNGLLTVDVPYVRPTAEETKEIPIAE